The genomic stretch AACACCGTATTTTACGGATAAAGCCCAAATAGTGTCACCGCTTTTAACAGCGTGTGTAGTAGCATTTTGATCTACCACTGGAGTTTCTTTCGTTTCTGCTACTTTAGGTGCAGGTGTAGTTGCTTGTGTAGTTTGTTTTACTTCAGTTTTTGTTTCTGCAGCAGGTGCAGCTTGTTGAGTAGTAGTTTCTTTTTTCACTTCTTGTGTTGGTGCAACAGGAGTGCTTGCTACTTTGTCAGTTAAGTATTTACCGTTAACGAAACCAGTTTCCCCGTCGTTGTAAGTAATTTTGTTCCAGCCATTAGATTCGGTTGATTCAACAGTTACTTTTGTTCCGCCTTTGATTGACGTAATAATACTGTTATCAACACCAGCGCCACTACGAACGTTTAACCAAGTTGCGCTAACAGATTTCTCTGTTTTTTCAGCAGCAGCAACCTCATTTACTTGTAATTTTTGACCTGGTACGATTTTATCTGTTGTTAAATTGTTTGCTTTTTTAATTGCGTCAACAGTAGTCCCTTTACTTTGTGCGATACCCCAAAGAGTATCACCAGCTTCGACTACTACAGTGCTTGCGGATGCGATTGTTGGAGCAGCAAATGCTGTTACCGCAATCCCAGCTGTAGCCGCGATAGTTGCTTTTTTCATATTCATAAAACTCCTCTCTTTTTTCAGAAAATCCCAGTACGTAATTAAGTATTTGAGAATTAATTTTATATTGATTAATACTAAGTTTACCCAGTTTTCACCTAAAAAACAAATGATGAGATAATAGCTCCAAAGGCTATAGAGGACTATACCAACTATTTGTAATAATTTTGTAACAGTTGAAAAGCGAACGTGTATTCTTAGGGCTTGAGATGTACTGCTGGGTAAACCTTTATAGTGTAAGTGGGATGTGAACGTTAATCAACAACTTTCGCTATGGGAAACCTATTGTTTTTTGTTAATAGAAAAACTTAATACATTTGTAATATAAAAATCGGCAGTTTTTCCGTTCTTCGTGACTCGAAATGAATTGCCAGATGAGTTTATGGTATTCTATAATAGAAGGTATGGAGGATGTTATATAATGAGACAAAATTATGATGATCGAAAAATAGTGAAACAGTATCGAGAAATAGCCCGTCAAATTGTAAAAAAAGAGGGCTTATATAAAAATATGGATCAGGCTGAACTTTGTGAACAAACTAATTTTTGGCGCGAGAAGTTTAAGACAAAACCGATGACTGATCGAGATAAAATTAATATTTTTGCTTTGGCGAGAGAAGCAGCTAGCCGAATTATTGGTTTGGATGCGGTTGTAGTGCAATTAATTGGAGCGCTCGTTCTCGGCGATGGCAAAGTGGCAGAAATGAAAACCGGCGAAGGTAAAACATTGATGTCGTTATTTGTTATGTTTATAGAAGTAATGCGTGGTAATCGTGTACACCTTGTGACTGCCAATGAGTATTTAGCTAGACGTGACCGGGAAGAAATTGGACAAGTGCTGGAATATCTTGGTGTTTCCGTTGCTTTAAATGAATCTGGTTTAGACATAGCCCAAAAAAAGGCCATTTATACAGCAGATGTTATTTATGGAACGGCTTCTGAATTTGGTTTTGATTACTTACGCGACAATATGGTACGCCAAAAAGAAGATAAAGTACAAAGTGGACTTGATTTTGTTTTAATAGATGAAGCAGATTCAATTTTAATAGATGAAGCGAGAACGCCCCTACTGATTTCTGACCGTAAAGAAGAAGATTTGTCCCTTTATCATACAGCGAATAAGCTTGTGAAGAAGATGATGAAAGATGATTATGAGATGGAAGAACATAAACGCTTTGTTTGGTTGAATGATGCTGGAATTGAGAAAGCCCAGAAGTTTTGGGGTGTCGAATCACTTTATTCCGCAGAGGCGCAGTCAGAACTTAGAATTACGATGCTTTTAATGCGAGCTCATTTCTTGATGCATAAAGATAAAGATTATGTGGTGCTTGATGATGAAGTATTAATTATCGATCCACATACTGGTCGTGCGCTTCCAGGCCGGCGCTTTAATGACGGACTCCATCAGGCAATCGAAGCAAAAGAGGGCGTGGAAGTTAAAGAAGAATCACGTACGCTAGCAACAATTACAATTCAAAACTACTTCCGGATGTATAAGAAAATTTCTGGAATGACAGGAACGGCTAAAACCGAAGAAGAAGAATTCCGTCAAATTTATAACATGGATGTCGTAGTAATCCCCACCAATTTACGTGTAAATCGGGAAGATATGCAAGATGATATTTTCTATACGAAAAAGGAAAAAGGTCGTGCGATTGTGTATGAAGTATCATGGCGCTATGAAAAAGGACAGCCAACTTTAATAGGAACTTCTTCTATTAAAAGTAATGAATGGATCAGTGGCTTATTAGAC from Listeria monocytogenes ATCC 19117 encodes the following:
- the secA2 gene encoding accessory Sec system translocase SecA2, coding for MRQNYDDRKIVKQYREIARQIVKKEGLYKNMDQAELCEQTNFWREKFKTKPMTDRDKINIFALAREAASRIIGLDAVVVQLIGALVLGDGKVAEMKTGEGKTLMSLFVMFIEVMRGNRVHLVTANEYLARRDREEIGQVLEYLGVSVALNESGLDIAQKKAIYTADVIYGTASEFGFDYLRDNMVRQKEDKVQSGLDFVLIDEADSILIDEARTPLLISDRKEEDLSLYHTANKLVKKMMKDDYEMEEHKRFVWLNDAGIEKAQKFWGVESLYSAEAQSELRITMLLMRAHFLMHKDKDYVVLDDEVLIIDPHTGRALPGRRFNDGLHQAIEAKEGVEVKEESRTLATITIQNYFRMYKKISGMTGTAKTEEEEFRQIYNMDVVVIPTNLRVNREDMQDDIFYTKKEKGRAIVYEVSWRYEKGQPTLIGTSSIKSNEWISGLLDAAGIPHQVLNAKNHAQEAEIIAKAGKRGMVTLATNMAGRGTDIKLDPDVHKLGGLAVIGTERHESRRIDLQLMGRSGRRGDPGFSKFMISLEDDLLEQFESKSWEKLSTKLKRKAPRDGKPVNSRKIHAVVVDAQKRLEGANYDIRKDLLSYDEVIDLQRKMVYKERDLLLERNKLGVSSEKILREVAEYSFIHPSDIPEEELEIYYSRQKELLGGTKFPISFDQVTLMDPREVVEEIVSWHKKERNKFPAETIAAIEREVYLNLMDQMWVMHLDAMVQLREGIHLRAYGQQDPLVMYQKEGAQLFEKFQADYHFYFAHALLELDPDGLIQG